The Triticum aestivum cultivar Chinese Spring chromosome 7B, IWGSC CS RefSeq v2.1, whole genome shotgun sequence genome window below encodes:
- the LOC123161806 gene encoding thiosulfate sulfurtransferase 16, chloroplastic, which yields MASASFLAHCVSVPAHLLAIPTPLAITTCRLRRLGAAGARPVCAAGRMLGSVRYGTGAALGPKQADAGVAAVPPSVPVRVAYELQLAGHRYLDVRTEGEFGGGHPAGAVNIPYMHSTGSGMVKNSGFLEQVSAIFRREDEIIIGCQSGRRSLMAATELCSAGFTGVIDIAGGFSAWKENELPTNQ from the exons ATGGCGTCGGCCTCCTTCTTAGCCCACTGCGTCTCCGTCCCCGCGCACCTCCTGGCCATCCCCACGCCGCTCGCCATCACCACCTGCAG GCTGCGGCGGCTTGGCGCCGCGGGAGCGAGGCCGGTGTGCGCCGCCGGGAGGATGCTCGGCTCCGTCAG ATACGGCACCGGAGCGGCGTTGGGCCCCAAGCAAGCGGATGCGGGGGTGGCCGCGGTGCCGCCGTCGGTCCCGGTGCGCGTTGCCTACGAGTTGCAGCTGGCCGGCCACCGCTACCTCGACGTCAG AACGGAGGGCGAGTTCGGCGGCGGGCATCCGGCAGGAGCGGTGAACATCCCCTACATGCACAGCACCGGCTCAG GGATGGTGAAAAACTCGGGCTTTCTAGAGCAAGTGTCGGCGATATTCAGGAGGGAAGACGAGATCATCATC GGATGCCAAAGTGGCAGGAGGTCTCTCATGGCAGCTACCGAACTCTGCTCCGCC GGTTTCACCGGCGTGATCGACATCGCCGGAGGGTTTTCTGCTTGGAAGGAGAACGAGCTGCCGACCAATCAGTGA